One segment of Ziziphus jujuba cultivar Dongzao chromosome 12, ASM3175591v1 DNA contains the following:
- the LOC107428194 gene encoding GATA transcription factor 28 isoform X1, which translates to MEGIHGNDVRMHMSDAQQHHQVHLQYVQEHDHHVLHHLSNGSGVAEGNDDGNCGDGVADGTDVVEGTIQSNLGNLSDTRSSMVDLGGDSGDQLTLSFQGQVYVFDSVAPEKVQAVLLLLRGGEVPPSVPAVPISAQHNNQGLAATPQRFTVPQRVASLIRFREKRKERNFDKKIRYTVRKEVALRMQRNKGQFTSSKCNNDDSASAATSMGTNDWCQDGNGGQHSEILCQHCGISEKCTPMMRRGPEGPRTLCNACGLMWANKGTLRDLSKAVSQSGQNTSTSRNEAMESGNVEADQMVLGTSGNGGDSA; encoded by the exons ATGGAAGGCATTCATGGGAATGATGTTCGGATGCATATGAGCGATGCTCAGCAACATCATCAGGTGCATTTGCAGTATGTGCAAGAGCATGATCATCATGTTTTGCACCATCTAAGTAATGGGAGTGGAGTGGCTGAGGGTAATGATGATGGTAATTGTGGGGATGGGGTTGCCGATGGTACTGATGTTGTGGAGGGAACCATCCAGTCTAATCTCGGGAACCTTTCTGATACTCGTAGTTCGATGGTAGATCTTGGCGGTGACAGTGGAGACCAGCTTACCTTGTCTTTTCAGGGTCAAGTTTATGTTTTTGACTCAGTTGCACCAGAGAAG GTTCAAGCTGTGCTATTATTGCTAAGAGGTGGTGAAGTACCTCCAAGCGTTCCTGCAGTGCCAATATCTGCTCAACACAATAATCAG GGTCTTGCGGCTACTCCACAACGATTTACTGTCCCTCAGAGAGTTGCCTCGCTGATTCGATTCCGTGAGAAGCGAAAAGAACGGAATTTTGACAAGAAAATTCGCTATACTGTTCGTAAAGAGGTAGCACTTAG aatgcaACGGAACAAGGGTCAATTTACATCTTCTAAGTGCAATAATGATGATTCCGCATCAGCTGCAACAAGTATGGGGACAAATGACTGGTGTCAGGATGGTAATGGTGGCCAACATTCAGAGATTCT CTGCCAACATTGTGGCATCAGTGAGAAGTGTACACCAATGATGCGGCGTGGACCTGAAGGACCAAGAACCCTTTGCAATGCATGTGGACTTATGTGGGCTAACAAG GGAACCCTTAGGGACCTATCCAAGGCAGTATCTCAGTCTGGGCAAAATACTTCCACAAGCAGGAATGAG GCTATGGAGAGTGGAAACGTTGAGGCCGACCAAATGGTTCTTGGAACTTCAGGGAATGGTGGTGATTCTGCTTGA
- the LOC107428196 gene encoding GATA transcription factor 28 isoform X1, with amino-acid sequence MDGIHGNDVGMHMSDAQQHQVHLQYVQEHDHHGLHHLSNGTGVTDGNDDGRCGDGGAAGGAEIVEADVPSDPRNLSDNRNALVDHGGDSGDQLTLSFQGQVYVFDSVSPEKVQAVLLLLGGREVPPSMPAIPIAAQNNNRGLAGTPQRFSVPQRLASLLRFREKRKERNFDKKIRYTVRKEVALRMQRNKGQFTSSKCNNDDSASAVTSWASNEGWGQDGNGSQHQEIVCRHCGISEKCTPMMRRGPEGPRTLCNACGLMWANKGTLRDLSKATSQTGQNTPISRNENGNAETNQMVLGTSGNSGDSAS; translated from the exons ATGGACGGCATTCATGGGAATGATGTCGGCATGCATATGAGTGATGCTCAGCAGCATCAAGTGCATTTGCAGTATGTGCAAGAGCACGATCACCATGGTTTGCACCATCTGAGCAATGGCACTGGAGTGACTGATGGTAATGATGATGGTCGTTGTGGGGATGGTGGTGCTGCTGGTGGTGCTGAGATTGTTGAAGCGGATGTCCCGTCTGACCCCCGGAATCTTTCTGATAATCGCAATGCATTGGTGGATCATGGTGGTGACAGTGGAGACCAGCTTACCCTGTCTTTTCAGGGTCAAGTTTATGTTTTTGACTCAGTTTCACCAGAGAAG GTTCAAGCTGTGCTATTATTGCTAGGAGGCCGTGAAGTACCACCAAGCATGCCTGCAATCCCAATAGCTGCTCAAAACAATAATCGG GGGCTTGCTGGTACTCCACAACGGTTTAGTGTCCCTCAGAGACTAGCCTCACTTCTTAGATTCCGTGAGAAGCGAAAAGAACGGAATTTTGACAAGAAAATCCGTTATACTGTTCGTAAAGAGGTAGCACTTAG GATGCAGCGGAATAAAGGTCAATTTACATCTTCTAAGTGCAATAATGATGATTCTGCATCAGCTGTGACAAGTTGGGCCTCAAATGAGGGTTGGGGTCAGGATGGTAATGGATCACAGCATCAAGAGATTGT CTGTCGACATTGTGGCATCAGTGAAAAGTGTACACCAATGATGCGGCGTGGACCTGAAGGGCCTAGAACCCTTTGCAATGCATGTGGACTTATGTGGGCTAACAAG GGAACTCTTAGGGACCTCTCCAAGGCAACATCACAGACTGGACAAAATACTCCCATAAGCAGGAACGAG AATGGAAATGCTGAGACCAACCAAATGGTTCTTGGAACTTCAGGGAACAGTGGCGATTCTGCATCATAA
- the LOC107428196 gene encoding GATA transcription factor 28 isoform X2, with amino-acid sequence MDGIHGNDVGMHMSDAQQHQVHLQYVQEHDHHGLHHLSNGTGVTDGNDDGRCGDGGAAGGAEIVEADVPSDPRNLSDNRNALVDHGGDSGDQLTLSFQGQVYVFDSVSPEKVQAVLLLLGGREVPPSMPAIPIAAQNNNRRLASLLRFREKRKERNFDKKIRYTVRKEVALRMQRNKGQFTSSKCNNDDSASAVTSWASNEGWGQDGNGSQHQEIVCRHCGISEKCTPMMRRGPEGPRTLCNACGLMWANKGTLRDLSKATSQTGQNTPISRNENGNAETNQMVLGTSGNSGDSAS; translated from the exons ATGGACGGCATTCATGGGAATGATGTCGGCATGCATATGAGTGATGCTCAGCAGCATCAAGTGCATTTGCAGTATGTGCAAGAGCACGATCACCATGGTTTGCACCATCTGAGCAATGGCACTGGAGTGACTGATGGTAATGATGATGGTCGTTGTGGGGATGGTGGTGCTGCTGGTGGTGCTGAGATTGTTGAAGCGGATGTCCCGTCTGACCCCCGGAATCTTTCTGATAATCGCAATGCATTGGTGGATCATGGTGGTGACAGTGGAGACCAGCTTACCCTGTCTTTTCAGGGTCAAGTTTATGTTTTTGACTCAGTTTCACCAGAGAAG GTTCAAGCTGTGCTATTATTGCTAGGAGGCCGTGAAGTACCACCAAGCATGCCTGCAATCCCAATAGCTGCTCAAAACAATAATCGG AGACTAGCCTCACTTCTTAGATTCCGTGAGAAGCGAAAAGAACGGAATTTTGACAAGAAAATCCGTTATACTGTTCGTAAAGAGGTAGCACTTAG GATGCAGCGGAATAAAGGTCAATTTACATCTTCTAAGTGCAATAATGATGATTCTGCATCAGCTGTGACAAGTTGGGCCTCAAATGAGGGTTGGGGTCAGGATGGTAATGGATCACAGCATCAAGAGATTGT CTGTCGACATTGTGGCATCAGTGAAAAGTGTACACCAATGATGCGGCGTGGACCTGAAGGGCCTAGAACCCTTTGCAATGCATGTGGACTTATGTGGGCTAACAAG GGAACTCTTAGGGACCTCTCCAAGGCAACATCACAGACTGGACAAAATACTCCCATAAGCAGGAACGAG AATGGAAATGCTGAGACCAACCAAATGGTTCTTGGAACTTCAGGGAACAGTGGCGATTCTGCATCATAA
- the LOC107428197 gene encoding mannosyl-oligosaccharide 1,2-alpha-mannosidase MNS1, producing MARSRSSSSKLRYCNPSYYLKRPKRLALLFIAFVCVSLFVWDRQTLVREHEVEIQKLNQEVSQLQNLLEEIKNVDSNAVRTTINKSSKKVVLDDPVDNERREKVKEAMIHAWSSYEKYAWGQDELQPQSKNGVNSFGGLGATLIDSLDTLYIMGLDDQFQKAKEWVENSLDFDKNYEASVFETTIRVVGGLVSAYDLSGDKVFLDKARDIADRLLPAWDTPSGVPYNIINLAHGRAHNPGWTGGESILADSGTEQLEFIALSQRTGDPKYQQKVENTITKLKESFPDDGLLPIYIDPSRGTASYSTITFGAMGDSFYEYLLKVWIQGNRTSAVKHYREMWEKSMKGLLSLIRRTTPSSFAYICEKNGDSLTDKMDELACFAPGMLALGSSGYGPDDSKKFLLLAEELAWTCYNFYQSTPTKLAGENYFFHAGQDMKVGTSWNIMRPETVESLFYLWRLTGNKTYQEWGWNIFQAFEKNSRIESGYVGLKDVNSGVKDNMMQSFFLAETLKYLYLLFSPPSVIPLDEWVFNTEAHPIKIVTRNDGQNSGGTEGKQKPLIKLRGRKQGRPRDY from the exons ATGGCTAGGAGCAGATCGTCTTCGAGCAAGTTGAGGTATTGTAACCCCTCTTATTACCTGAAGAGGCCCAAACGATTGGCTTTGCTCTTCATTGCGTTTGTTTGCGTGAGTTTGTTCGTTTGGGACCGTCAGACTCTGGTCAGAGAACATGAG GTAGAAATTCAGAAGTTAAATCAAGAAGTGTCCCAGTTGCAAAATTTG TTGGAAGAGATAAAGAATGTTGACAGCAATGCGGTTAGAACAACCATAAATAAGTCATCCAAGAAGGTTGTCTTGGATGATCCTGTTGATAATGAACGAAGAGAAAAAGTAAAGGAAGCTATGATTCATGCATGGAGTTCATATGAGAAATATGCATGGGGCCAAGATGAACTTCAG CCACAGTCAAAGAATGGTGTCAATAGCTTCGGTGGTCTTGGAGCAACTCTAATAGACTCTCTCGATACGTTATATATTATGGGTCTTGATGACCAATTCCAAAAGGCTAAAGA GTGGGTGGAAAATTCATTGGATTTTGACAAGAATTACGAGGCTAGTGTTTTCGAGACAACCATAAG AGTTGTCGGTGGACTTGTTAGTGCATACGACCTCTCAGGGGATAAAGTCTTCCTTGATAAGGCTAGAGATATTGCAGACAGATTGCTGCCTGCATGGGATACACCCTCTGGGGTCCCTTATAACATTATCAACTTGGCACATGGAAGGGCACACAATCCTGGGTGGACTGGG GGCGAAAGCATCCTAGCAGATTCTGGCACTGAGCAGCTGGAGTTCATTGCTCTTTCTCAAAGGACAGGAGACCCAAAGTACCAGCAGAAG GTTGAGAATACTATAACAAAGCTGAAAGAAAGTTTCCCTGATGATGGCTTGCTTCCCATTTATATTGATCCTAGTAGAGGAACTGCATCATACTCCACCATAACCTTTGGTGCCATGGGGGACAG TTTTTATGAATACTTACTCAAAGTTTGGATACAGGGCAATAGAACTTCTGCTGTAAAGCATTATAG AGAAATGTGGGAGAAATCAATGAAAGGTCTGTTGAGCTTGATTCGGAGAACAACACCATCATCTTTTGCAtatatttgtgagaagaatggGGATTCTTTGACAGACAAG ATGGATGAATTAGCTTGCTTTGCTCCAGGAATGCTAGCTTTAGGATCATCTGGTTATGGTCCTGATGATTCTAAGAAATTTTTATTGCTTGCCGAAGAG CTTGCGTGGACATGCTATAACTTCTACCAGTCAACGCCGACAAAGTTAGCTGGAGAAAACTATTTCTTTCATGCTGGGCAG GATATGAAAGTGGGCACATCATGGAACATAATGAGACCAGAGACAGTTGAATCACTCTTTTACCTATGGCGTTTAACGGGCAACAAGACATACCAAGAGTGGGGTTGGAATATATTTCAAGCATTTGAAAAAAACTCCCGCATCGAGTCAGGATATGTTGGTCTGAAAGAT GTCAACTCTGGTGTCAAAGACAATATGATGCAAAGTTTCTTTCTTGCGGAGAcccttaaatatttatatcttcttTTTTCACCCCCTTCGGTCATCCCCCTAGATGAATGGGTTTTCAACACAGAAGCACACCCCATAAAGATCGTCACCCGGAATGATGGACAAAATTCTGGAGGAACTGAAGGGAAACAGAAACCATTGATTAAGTTGCGGGGCAGGAAGCAAGGTCGACCGAGAGATTACTAG
- the LOC107428178 gene encoding probable cinnamyl alcohol dehydrogenase 1 isoform X1 yields MSSEGSNGHNCVGWAARDASGTLSPYQFSRRVIGSDDISIKITHCGICYADLIWTRNYLGDSKYPVVPGHEIAGIVQEVGQNVQGFKVGDHIGVGTIVNSCRSCDYCNDDLESYCVKGAVYTFNGIDVDGTVTKGGYSSSIVVHERYCIKIPVNYPLASAAPLLCAGITVYSPMMRHKMNQPGKSLGVIGLGGLGHMAVKFGKAFGLNVTVFSTSISKKEQALKSLGADKFVVSSDQEQMKGLAKSFDFIIDTASGDHPFDPYMALLKTGGILVLVGFPSEVKFSPASLNLDMRTVSGSVTGGMKETQEMVDFCAAYELHPTIELIPIQYANEALERLTKRDVKYRFVIDIENSLK; encoded by the exons ATGAGTTCTGAAGGTTCAAATGGTCATAACTGCGTTGGATGGGCTGCAAGGGATGCATCTGGCACTTTATCACCTTACCAATTCAGCCGCAG GGTCATTGGCAGTGATGACATTTCGATAAAAATTACACATTGTGGAATTTGCTATGCTGATTTAATTTGGACCAGGAATTATCTTGGAGACTCCAAGTATCCTGTAGTACCTGG ACATGAGATTGCAGGTATTGTCCAAGAGGTTGGTCAGAATGTTCAAGGTTTCAAAGTTGGTGACCATATTGGAGTAGGAACTATAGTGAACTCATGCAGATCTTGTGATTATTGTAATGATGATTTAGAATCCTATTGTGTGAAGGGAGCGGTGTACACTTTTAATGGCATTGATGTGGATGGTACAGTTACAAAGGGAGGATATTCCAGTTCAATTGTTGTCCATGAAAG GTACTGCATCAAGATACCTGTTAACTATCCATTAGCTTCAGCAGCACCATTGCTTTGTGCCGGAATTACTGTTTATTCTCCAATGATGCGCCATAAGATGAACCAGCCCGGTAAATCTCTTGGGGTGATTGGGCTGGGTGGTCTTGGTCATATGGCGGTGAAGTTTGGGAAGGCTTTTGGGTTGAATGTAACAGTTTTCAGTACAAGCATATCCAAGAAAGAGCAAGCTCTGAAATCGCTTGGTGCTGATAAATTCGTGGTCTCATCTGACCAAGAGCAGATGAAG GGCCTGGCTAAGTCATTTGATTTTATCATTGATACAGCCTCTGGTGATCACCCATTTGATCCATACATGGCATTGTTGAAGACTGGTGGTATTCTGGTACTAGTGGGTTTCCCCAGTGAAGTCAAATTCAGCCCTGCGAGCCTTAATTTAG ATATGAGAACGGTTTCTGGCAGTGTAACAGGAGGGATGAAAGAGACACAGGAAATGGTAGACTTCTGTGCTGCTTATGAACTTCATCCAACTATTGAACTAATTCCAATTCAGTACGCAAATGAAGCCCTTGAGAGACTTACTAAAAGGGATGTCAAGTACCGGTTTGTGATCGATATTGAAAACTCCCTGAAATGA
- the LOC107428178 gene encoding probable cinnamyl alcohol dehydrogenase 1 isoform X3 codes for MVITALDGLQGMHLALYHLTNSAAGIVQEVGQNVQGFKVGDHIGVGTIVNSCRSCDYCNDDLESYCVKGAVYTFNGIDVDGTVTKGGYSSSIVVHERYCIKIPVNYPLASAAPLLCAGITVYSPMMRHKMNQPGKSLGVIGLGGLGHMAVKFGKAFGLNVTVFSTSISKKEQALKSLGADKFVVSSDQEQMKGLAKSFDFIIDTASGDHPFDPYMALLKTGGILVLVGFPSEVKFSPASLNLDMRTVSGSVTGGMKETQEMVDFCAAYELHPTIELIPIQYANEALERLTKRDVKYRFVIDIENSLK; via the exons ATGGTCATAACTGCGTTGGATGGGCTGCAAGGGATGCATCTGGCACTTTATCACCTTACCAATTCAGCCGCAG GTATTGTCCAAGAGGTTGGTCAGAATGTTCAAGGTTTCAAAGTTGGTGACCATATTGGAGTAGGAACTATAGTGAACTCATGCAGATCTTGTGATTATTGTAATGATGATTTAGAATCCTATTGTGTGAAGGGAGCGGTGTACACTTTTAATGGCATTGATGTGGATGGTACAGTTACAAAGGGAGGATATTCCAGTTCAATTGTTGTCCATGAAAG GTACTGCATCAAGATACCTGTTAACTATCCATTAGCTTCAGCAGCACCATTGCTTTGTGCCGGAATTACTGTTTATTCTCCAATGATGCGCCATAAGATGAACCAGCCCGGTAAATCTCTTGGGGTGATTGGGCTGGGTGGTCTTGGTCATATGGCGGTGAAGTTTGGGAAGGCTTTTGGGTTGAATGTAACAGTTTTCAGTACAAGCATATCCAAGAAAGAGCAAGCTCTGAAATCGCTTGGTGCTGATAAATTCGTGGTCTCATCTGACCAAGAGCAGATGAAG GGCCTGGCTAAGTCATTTGATTTTATCATTGATACAGCCTCTGGTGATCACCCATTTGATCCATACATGGCATTGTTGAAGACTGGTGGTATTCTGGTACTAGTGGGTTTCCCCAGTGAAGTCAAATTCAGCCCTGCGAGCCTTAATTTAG ATATGAGAACGGTTTCTGGCAGTGTAACAGGAGGGATGAAAGAGACACAGGAAATGGTAGACTTCTGTGCTGCTTATGAACTTCATCCAACTATTGAACTAATTCCAATTCAGTACGCAAATGAAGCCCTTGAGAGACTTACTAAAAGGGATGTCAAGTACCGGTTTGTGATCGATATTGAAAACTCCCTGAAATGA
- the LOC107428194 gene encoding GATA transcription factor 28 isoform X2: MEGIHGNDVRMHMSDAQQHHQVHLQYVQEHDHHVLHHLSNGSGVAEGNDDGNCGDGVADGTDVVEGTIQSNLGNLSDTRSSMVDLGGDSGDQLTLSFQGQVYVFDSVAPEKVQAVLLLLRGGEVPPSVPAVPISAQHNNQRVASLIRFREKRKERNFDKKIRYTVRKEVALRMQRNKGQFTSSKCNNDDSASAATSMGTNDWCQDGNGGQHSEILCQHCGISEKCTPMMRRGPEGPRTLCNACGLMWANKGTLRDLSKAVSQSGQNTSTSRNEAMESGNVEADQMVLGTSGNGGDSA, translated from the exons ATGGAAGGCATTCATGGGAATGATGTTCGGATGCATATGAGCGATGCTCAGCAACATCATCAGGTGCATTTGCAGTATGTGCAAGAGCATGATCATCATGTTTTGCACCATCTAAGTAATGGGAGTGGAGTGGCTGAGGGTAATGATGATGGTAATTGTGGGGATGGGGTTGCCGATGGTACTGATGTTGTGGAGGGAACCATCCAGTCTAATCTCGGGAACCTTTCTGATACTCGTAGTTCGATGGTAGATCTTGGCGGTGACAGTGGAGACCAGCTTACCTTGTCTTTTCAGGGTCAAGTTTATGTTTTTGACTCAGTTGCACCAGAGAAG GTTCAAGCTGTGCTATTATTGCTAAGAGGTGGTGAAGTACCTCCAAGCGTTCCTGCAGTGCCAATATCTGCTCAACACAATAATCAG AGAGTTGCCTCGCTGATTCGATTCCGTGAGAAGCGAAAAGAACGGAATTTTGACAAGAAAATTCGCTATACTGTTCGTAAAGAGGTAGCACTTAG aatgcaACGGAACAAGGGTCAATTTACATCTTCTAAGTGCAATAATGATGATTCCGCATCAGCTGCAACAAGTATGGGGACAAATGACTGGTGTCAGGATGGTAATGGTGGCCAACATTCAGAGATTCT CTGCCAACATTGTGGCATCAGTGAGAAGTGTACACCAATGATGCGGCGTGGACCTGAAGGACCAAGAACCCTTTGCAATGCATGTGGACTTATGTGGGCTAACAAG GGAACCCTTAGGGACCTATCCAAGGCAGTATCTCAGTCTGGGCAAAATACTTCCACAAGCAGGAATGAG GCTATGGAGAGTGGAAACGTTGAGGCCGACCAAATGGTTCTTGGAACTTCAGGGAATGGTGGTGATTCTGCTTGA
- the LOC107428178 gene encoding probable cinnamyl alcohol dehydrogenase 1 isoform X2, whose translation MSSEGSNGHNCVGWAARDASGTLSPYQFSRRHEIAGIVQEVGQNVQGFKVGDHIGVGTIVNSCRSCDYCNDDLESYCVKGAVYTFNGIDVDGTVTKGGYSSSIVVHERYCIKIPVNYPLASAAPLLCAGITVYSPMMRHKMNQPGKSLGVIGLGGLGHMAVKFGKAFGLNVTVFSTSISKKEQALKSLGADKFVVSSDQEQMKGLAKSFDFIIDTASGDHPFDPYMALLKTGGILVLVGFPSEVKFSPASLNLDMRTVSGSVTGGMKETQEMVDFCAAYELHPTIELIPIQYANEALERLTKRDVKYRFVIDIENSLK comes from the exons ATGAGTTCTGAAGGTTCAAATGGTCATAACTGCGTTGGATGGGCTGCAAGGGATGCATCTGGCACTTTATCACCTTACCAATTCAGCCGCAG ACATGAGATTGCAGGTATTGTCCAAGAGGTTGGTCAGAATGTTCAAGGTTTCAAAGTTGGTGACCATATTGGAGTAGGAACTATAGTGAACTCATGCAGATCTTGTGATTATTGTAATGATGATTTAGAATCCTATTGTGTGAAGGGAGCGGTGTACACTTTTAATGGCATTGATGTGGATGGTACAGTTACAAAGGGAGGATATTCCAGTTCAATTGTTGTCCATGAAAG GTACTGCATCAAGATACCTGTTAACTATCCATTAGCTTCAGCAGCACCATTGCTTTGTGCCGGAATTACTGTTTATTCTCCAATGATGCGCCATAAGATGAACCAGCCCGGTAAATCTCTTGGGGTGATTGGGCTGGGTGGTCTTGGTCATATGGCGGTGAAGTTTGGGAAGGCTTTTGGGTTGAATGTAACAGTTTTCAGTACAAGCATATCCAAGAAAGAGCAAGCTCTGAAATCGCTTGGTGCTGATAAATTCGTGGTCTCATCTGACCAAGAGCAGATGAAG GGCCTGGCTAAGTCATTTGATTTTATCATTGATACAGCCTCTGGTGATCACCCATTTGATCCATACATGGCATTGTTGAAGACTGGTGGTATTCTGGTACTAGTGGGTTTCCCCAGTGAAGTCAAATTCAGCCCTGCGAGCCTTAATTTAG ATATGAGAACGGTTTCTGGCAGTGTAACAGGAGGGATGAAAGAGACACAGGAAATGGTAGACTTCTGTGCTGCTTATGAACTTCATCCAACTATTGAACTAATTCCAATTCAGTACGCAAATGAAGCCCTTGAGAGACTTACTAAAAGGGATGTCAAGTACCGGTTTGTGATCGATATTGAAAACTCCCTGAAATGA